One segment of Anatilimnocola aggregata DNA contains the following:
- the rnhA gene encoding ribonuclease HI produces the protein MPSDSETVPTQPEVLLFTDGACSGNPGPGGWAFILKHPASGTVKEVNGAERDTTNNRMELMAVIQGLNTLKRPVYVEIFTDSEYVRKGMQEWMAGWKRNGWKRKEQGKLKPLKNDDLWKQLDEQMAKHQLKLTRVAGHSGHPENDRCDELAVEAYRMM, from the coding sequence ATGCCGTCCGACAGCGAAACCGTTCCCACTCAACCCGAAGTTCTCCTCTTCACCGATGGGGCATGCAGCGGGAACCCCGGTCCGGGTGGCTGGGCTTTCATTCTGAAGCATCCCGCCAGCGGCACGGTGAAGGAAGTCAACGGTGCCGAGCGCGATACCACAAACAATCGCATGGAATTGATGGCCGTCATCCAAGGACTGAACACACTCAAGCGGCCCGTTTATGTCGAGATCTTTACCGACAGCGAATACGTCCGCAAAGGGATGCAGGAGTGGATGGCTGGCTGGAAACGGAACGGCTGGAAGCGGAAAGAGCAAGGCAAGCTAAAGCCCTTGAAGAACGACGATCTGTGGAAGCAGCTCGACGAGCAAATGGCCAAACATCAACTCAAGCTCACACGTGTGGCTGGCCATAGCGGCCATCCCGAAAATGACCGCTGCGATGAACTCGCCGTGGAAGCTTATCGGATGATGTGA
- a CDS encoding transglutaminase family protein: MSLQRWLQFHTAALAVLGGWFLLLTGDSSPFPYALAIATLVALLVTDIKNWVKLPRTLGNVGALVAVGWSMRNFMRQVREDQLLTISHMLIYLQIVLVFQEKSRRVYWQLLVLSVLQVVVTAALSLGPQFGLLLVLYMANAVACMMLLCYQREVSEGTPRDALAGKSPTSLHRLLDPPTLRISGPRREQLENWIRAPWLVRSVLMFTSASFLFTLVFFFSAPRLSEALWQTSRVRGTVSGFSGEVVLKTRGRIELSDQPVMRVSFKRDDNRETAAIVTEPYFHGQVLTKYQQDEYGARWSYQPAFRLQRANMRPHVVQATRPGELVRQDIILEATNSPVLFAMMPVHFLPETPTGIREFRQSPRLIRFGQEDQIQSGREYRYTIGTLAIRNGRQLPAVPHFNPALTEQEKSYLITERKELCEFSVDRFPGTKEIADSLIRDLQLEKASTLARATALQNLLFSSGSYSYSLDLRDPQAATGDRVGIDPLEDFVVHRRQGHCEYFASALVIMLRSQGIPARLVIGYKGGDWNALGEYFLVRQRHAHAWVEVLLEPHEVPEDELAGTPSNGGAWYRLDPTPGSSEAGPEAIQEKRNGRFSDAFDYAECLWRDYVLGLNAGRQDSVLDPITTRSRDVLPKSMDPARWQRWAQSMMGGKPVAASGNLQAAEKRDSEEAAVKPSTPWFRFLLLAFFVIVLPAAMAGVLLSIRFLLHLLWQRDRSAKASVSEMFAGIQRAVQRRGVVVRPQTTANELLSAVAGLGEAGSGPAVVGQSGSLTGMLRTVIDRYHRLRFSGQATDGDKRALVEGLAQLQQATATSSATNKAIYHQAAD; the protein is encoded by the coding sequence ATGAGTTTGCAACGCTGGCTGCAATTTCACACCGCCGCACTCGCCGTGCTGGGAGGTTGGTTCTTACTTCTCACCGGCGATAGCAGTCCGTTTCCCTATGCGCTGGCGATTGCGACGCTCGTCGCCCTCTTGGTTACCGACATCAAGAATTGGGTCAAGTTACCGCGCACGCTGGGCAATGTCGGAGCCCTCGTTGCCGTCGGTTGGTCGATGCGGAACTTCATGCGGCAAGTTCGCGAGGACCAGCTCCTGACGATCTCGCACATGCTGATTTATCTGCAAATCGTCTTGGTATTTCAGGAGAAGAGTCGCCGGGTTTATTGGCAATTGCTAGTGCTCAGCGTGTTGCAAGTTGTCGTGACCGCAGCTCTTTCGCTGGGGCCGCAATTCGGCCTGCTGCTCGTACTTTATATGGCGAACGCCGTCGCCTGCATGATGCTGCTTTGCTATCAGCGTGAAGTGAGCGAGGGGACGCCGCGCGACGCTTTAGCAGGTAAATCGCCGACGTCGCTCCATCGTCTGCTCGATCCCCCAACACTGCGCATCAGTGGTCCGCGGCGCGAACAACTCGAAAATTGGATTCGTGCGCCCTGGCTCGTCCGCAGCGTGCTCATGTTCACCTCGGCTAGCTTTCTCTTTACGCTCGTGTTCTTTTTCTCCGCCCCCAGATTGAGTGAAGCGCTATGGCAAACGTCGCGTGTGCGGGGAACTGTCAGCGGCTTTAGCGGTGAGGTGGTTCTAAAGACGCGGGGGCGCATTGAACTTAGCGATCAGCCCGTCATGCGCGTCAGCTTCAAGCGCGACGACAACCGCGAGACAGCAGCGATCGTCACCGAGCCCTACTTTCACGGCCAAGTGTTAACCAAGTACCAGCAAGACGAATATGGTGCTCGCTGGTCGTACCAGCCGGCATTCCGCTTACAACGGGCAAACATGCGGCCGCATGTCGTGCAGGCCACTCGGCCGGGAGAACTGGTACGGCAAGATATCATTCTCGAAGCCACGAATTCTCCGGTTCTGTTTGCAATGATGCCGGTGCACTTCTTGCCCGAGACACCAACTGGCATTCGCGAGTTTCGCCAATCGCCGCGGCTGATCCGTTTTGGACAAGAAGACCAAATCCAATCAGGCCGCGAATATCGCTACACGATCGGCACGCTGGCCATTCGAAATGGGCGCCAACTCCCTGCGGTCCCCCATTTCAATCCAGCACTCACGGAGCAAGAGAAATCGTATCTCATAACCGAGCGCAAGGAGCTTTGCGAGTTCTCGGTGGATCGCTTTCCTGGCACCAAAGAGATTGCCGATTCGCTCATTCGCGACCTTCAGTTGGAAAAGGCATCGACCCTTGCTCGGGCGACAGCATTGCAGAACCTGCTATTTTCATCGGGCAGCTATTCTTACTCGCTCGATCTGAGGGATCCCCAGGCCGCCACAGGCGACCGAGTGGGTATCGACCCGCTCGAAGATTTTGTCGTGCACCGTCGTCAGGGGCACTGCGAATACTTTGCGAGCGCGCTCGTCATAATGCTTCGTAGTCAAGGCATACCCGCGCGATTGGTGATTGGTTATAAGGGGGGCGATTGGAATGCACTGGGCGAGTACTTTTTAGTACGGCAACGACACGCGCATGCCTGGGTGGAGGTACTGCTCGAACCACATGAAGTGCCAGAAGATGAACTGGCCGGCACGCCCAGCAATGGCGGAGCCTGGTATCGACTCGACCCAACTCCCGGCTCGAGTGAGGCGGGACCGGAAGCGATTCAAGAGAAACGCAATGGACGCTTCTCTGATGCGTTTGACTATGCCGAGTGTCTATGGCGCGACTATGTCTTGGGACTAAATGCCGGACGCCAAGATTCTGTGCTCGATCCCATCACCACCCGCTCGCGCGATGTGCTTCCTAAAAGCATGGATCCCGCGCGCTGGCAACGCTGGGCTCAGTCAATGATGGGGGGCAAGCCTGTCGCGGCTAGTGGCAACTTGCAAGCCGCCGAGAAACGCGACTCCGAGGAAGCCGCAGTCAAGCCTTCCACTCCCTGGTTTCGCTTCTTGCTGCTCGCGTTCTTCGTCATTGTATTGCCAGCGGCGATGGCGGGAGTTTTGCTCAGCATTCGTTTTCTGCTACACCTGCTCTGGCAACGTGATCGCTCTGCCAAGGCTTCCGTTTCTGAAATGTTCGCCGGGATTCAGCGCGCGGTACAGCGACGCGGAGTTGTGGTGCGACCGCAGACAACCGCGAACGAGTTGCTGAGCGCGGTGGCCGGGCTCGGTGAAGCGGGCTCTGGTCCGGCGGTCGTGGGGCAGTCCGGCTCTCTAACTGGCATGTTGCGAACGGTAATCGATCGCTATCATCGCCTGCGCTTTAGTGGGCAGGCGACCGACGGCGACAAACGTGCGTTGGTGGAGGGCCTGGCCCAATTGCAGCAAGCGACGGCGACGTCCAGCGCCACGAACAAGGCAATCTATCATCAGGCCGCGGATTAA